In a genomic window of Drosophila takahashii strain IR98-3 E-12201 chromosome 3L, DtakHiC1v2, whole genome shotgun sequence:
- the LOC108069937 gene encoding dynein regulatory complex subunit 2, producing the protein MADVLARITRISDNYLQEMEEAQEPQGPPKLTKAQKKAMKKEAKRQAMIEEKRLIMRDALMRELEMGRRMEDKGNEEWHEMCREIKIKELNEEMKAWGERTERNIQAKNDHIRMLLEDMTQTQDQHVRCYSKTVELIDHIRDCFHVMLGGARSMYDQQADEMLRDYYEEVRRRTEELEAMKTNSENIIHATNITTRDQIKEDYTIYLEQRDDRVNTEIENRFKIRDQIVRRMTHMQQQLNDFVESLRSTELDAHKYEKIHWLTERQAAFMEESRKLNAEESKYINMQAELQREMVRMDAENNSTLNDLRLEFQYFTNVRKKIELNQEMDRDITHEKLRILTGECYELTKQMEKHVKSGELLLALSITCRKLQTEAEKVILGGEVFDDTELEVDENFKLQTLNLKDHVDMTEEELVELNKSLRNFWRRQAMAEAQNLLMLEEKRRLTEDNQRLIDFIKSMSVTEDPEELRTAMHVSSPKQPMPPKLFDTKCQEFKSRKVIRSPTAHKDAKFEAEAVLSEVILDY; encoded by the exons ATGGCTGACGTTTTGGCGCGCATAACGCGCATATCGGATAACTATCTGCAGGAAATGGAGGAGGCGCAGGAGCCACAAGGACCTCCCAAACTGACCAAAGCCCAGAAGAAGGCCATGAAGAAGGAGGCCAAGCGACAGGCGATGATCGAGGAGAAGCGCCTCATCATGCGG GATGCCCTGATGCGGGAACTGGAGATGGGCAGGCGCATGGAGGACAAGGGCAACGAGGAGTGGCACGAGATGTGCCGGGAGATCAAGATCAAGGAGCTGAACGAGGAGATGAAGGCGTGGGGCGAGCGCACGGAGCGGAATATCCAGGCGAAGAACGACCACATCCGGATGCTGCTGGAGGACATGACGCAGACGCAGGATCAGCACGTGCGTTGCTACAGCAAGACGGTGGAGCTGATCGACCACATCCGCGACTGCTTCCACGTGATGCTGGGCGGAGCGAGGAGCATGTACGACCAGCAGGCGGACGAGATGCTGAGGGACTACTACGAGGAGGTGCGCCGCCGCACCGAGGAACTGGAGGCCATGAAGACGAACTCCGAGAACATCATCCATGCCACGAACATCACCACCCGGGATCAGATCAAGGAGGACTACACCATCTATCTGGAGCAGCGAGACGATCGGGTGAACACCGAGATTGAGAATAGGTTCAAGATCCGGGATCAGATCGTTCGACGGATGACGcacatgcagcagcagctgaacGACTTTGTGGAGTCGCTGCGGAGCACCGAACTGGATGCCCACAAGTACGAGAAGATCCACTGGCTGACGGAGCGCCAGGCGGCCTTTATGGAGGAGTCACGTAAGCTGAATGCCGAGGAGTCCAAGTACATCAATATGCAGGCCGAGCTGCAGCGCGAAATGGTTCGGATGGACGCGGAAAATAACTCCACGTTGAATGATCTCCGCCTGGAATTCCAGTACTTCACCAACGTCCGCAAGAAGATCGAGCTCAACCAGGAAATGGACCGCGACATCACCCACGAAAAGCTGCGCATCCTCACTGGGGAGTGCTACGAACTAACCAAG CAAATGGAGAAGCATGTGAAAAGCGGGGAATTACTTTTGGCCCTGTCGATTACCTGCAGGAAACTTCAGACCGAAGCGGAGAAAGTGATCCTGGGCGGCGAGGTGTTCGACGACACCGAGTTGGAAGTGGATGAGAACTTCAAGCTGCAGACCCTCAACCTCAAGGATCACGTGGACATGACcgaggaggagctggtggAGCTGAACAAGAGTCTGAGGAACTTCTGGCGTCGCCAGGCGATGGCCGAGGCCCAAAACCTGTTGATGCTGGAGGAGAAGCGACGCCTCACCGAGGACAATCAGCGGCTGATCGATTTCATCAAGTCGATGAGCGTTACCGAGGATCCAGAGGAGCTGCGTACTGCCATGCATGTGTCCTCGCCGAAACAACCAATGCCACCCAAACTGTTCGACACCAAGTGCCAGGAATTTAAGTCCAGGAAGGTCATAAGGTCGCCGACAGCTCACAAAGATGCCAAATTTGAAGCCGAAGCCGTTTTAAGCGAGGTCATCTTGgattattaa